Part of the Tolypothrix sp. PCC 7910 genome, TACTTTCCAGACCATGTTTAGCAAAATCAATTAATTCTCGATTTTCGGTTAACTGTAAAACTTGTTGATATTCAGCTTTGGCTATATCGTACTGCTGTAAAACATAGTATATGTGACCCCGTAACAAATGGGAGTTAGGGTCATTTGGCAAATTTTGTACCACTTGATCCACTAAAGTGGCGGCAACATCATAGTTCTGTTGCGCGTAAGCCGTACAAGCCTGCTTATATATTTCTAAGTAACCATCTATACTTGCTGCCATGTCCACCCTCCCAATATCATCCTGCCCACCTCGCACTCCGCAAAATTGCCATTTGATCCAGTAGTCTTAAAGACTTATTTGTTTTAGCATCTATTAACCACTCACCGCGCAGAAAGGGAGCCATAGTATCCGGTACATGAGTTGTTAGCATCAGATGCTGCACATCAAGCCAGTCCATACCACCTATTTCTTCTACCGCTAAGCCCACTATTGTGTCTTGCTCTTCGATAGCAATTACCGGAATTTCTGCTCTATCTGTATTTAATGCGGTTGCTTCTCCTAAAAATTGACCCAAATCAGCTACCCAAATTACTCGACCTCGTAAGTTTAGAGTACCCAAAAGTAAAGGAGAAGCATTAGGAATCGGAGTGATTCTATCAGGACTCAATTCCATTACCTCTCGGATTCCAGTTGCTGGTAGTGCAAACTCCTGGCGCGAGGGG contains:
- a CDS encoding chemotaxis protein CheW; its protein translation is MVSKPDFLSGGSQDHFRPELQVESPEGELHLRFYIPSRQEFALPATGIREVMELSPDRITPIPNASPLLLGTLNLRGRVIWVADLGQFLGEATALNTDRAEIPVIAIEEQDTIVGLAVEEIGGMDWLDVQHLMLTTHVPDTMAPFLRGEWLIDAKTNKSLRLLDQMAILRSARWAG